The sequence GGGGTATTCACCCGAGTCGCCCAACGCCTGCTGGCCATGGCCGCCGGGATCTGGCACAACTGGACCACCGGCGTCACCAGCAAACGATCACTCACCGCCTACGACCACTGACCAGCAGCTTCACGGAATCATTCATCTAGTCCCGATTGCCCTGCGACCAGCGCCGGACGCGGCGATCCCACCGGTCGACCTCCTGCCGGAGCGGATGGGCGAGGAACGAGCCGAGCGCGACGCCCGCGGCGAGGGCGAGGCCGGTGGTGGCCGCGCCGAGGAACAAGGCTAGGCCGCCGACGACGGACTCGTTCACCAGGACGAACAGCGACTGGTAGACCGCGAGGCCGGGCAGCAGCGGCACCACGCCAGACGTCGCGATGACGAGCGTGGGCACCTTGAGCCGGGCGCCTGACACGTCGGCGACGACACCGACGAGCAGCGCGGCGAGGCCGCTGGCCACGGACGGTCCGACGCCGAGCTCCCGTGCCACGATGAAGATGCCGAACGCGGCGCCACCGCCGCACGCGGCCACGACGGTCGCCCGCCAGCGCGCGTACGACGACAGCGCCCAGGTGCCGGCTACGAGCGCGGCGACGGGCACCAGGGCGTACGGCGGCACGACGGTCGTGGACTGCTCGATGACCGACAGGTCCAGCTCCGCGCGCCTGGCGATGTCGAGCACCGCGCCGACGCCGATGACGATCGCCACGGTCTGCAGGACGACCTCGAAGTTGCGCGCCGCGGCCGTGAGGTAGTGCCCGGAGATCGCGTCCTGGACGGCGCCGACGAGTCCGAGGCCGGCGAGCAGGACCATGATCCCGGTACTGACCACGAGCGAGGGTCGCAGGTCGTTCGCGTCGAGCGGCAGGTACGGCAGCAGCATGGTGATGACCAGCGCGACGGCCGTCGCGAAGGCCGCGCCGGCGGCGTGCTGGAAGAACGACGGCAGCCCCCACTTGTTGAGCTGCCGCATCAGCCGGTCGATACCCGCGGTCACCACGCCTGCCAGCAGGGCAACGATGAGCGTGCCGTTCATCAGCAGCGCGATGCCGGCCGCCATCCCCGCGAGACCGCACGTGACGAGCCATCGCCGGTACGGGTGCGGCGCGCGGACGATGTCGTCGAGACGGGCAAGCGCCTGGTCGAGCGGCAGCCCGTCGGCGGCGTCGTCCGCGAGCAGGTAGAGCGCCTCGAGCCGCGAGTAGTCGGCGCTCCTGACGTTCACGATGCGCATCCCGGTCACCGGCTCGCCGTCGTCGCGGACGACCGAGACCGTGATGGACGTGAACGTGATGTCGACCTGGCAGGACGTGAGGCCGTACGCCGCCGCGATGCGCAACATGGTCGAGGTCACCCCGGCGACGGGCGAGCCCGACGACAGGAGCGCCTCGCCGATGCGCATGGTGAGGTCGATGACGTCGTGGGCGACGAGGTCGTCGACCTCGGTGTCGCGGTAGCGCGACGCGACGATCATCGGCGGCGGCGCGTTGCCGCGCAGGATGTTGAGGGCGCCTCTCGCCCTGCGGGCGAACGTGCGTCGGCGCCCTACCGGTACGACCTCGGAGTCCACGTCCACGAACCTTAACGATCGCCGCGCGTTCCGGTGTCGTCAGCGTGCGCCCGGCGCAAGGCGCGGTCCCGCGCGGTCGCGGCGAGGGCGCCGGCCTCCAGCAGCCGCGGCAGCAGCTCGGGCTCGGTGGTGAGCGCGCGGAAGACCACGGCGACGGTCACGCCGTGCCCGGGCCGCGTCACGACCTCGACGGGCGCGCCCGCGCTGACCGTGCCCGGTCGTACGACCCTGAGGTACGCGCCCGACAGCCCACGCTCGGTGAACCGCCGCACCCAGCGGCGCTCGTCGAGCCAGCCCGCGAACG is a genomic window of Streptosporangiales bacterium containing:
- a CDS encoding IS982 family transposase, which gives rise to GVFTRVAQRLLAMAAGIWHNWTTGVTSKRSLTAYDH
- a CDS encoding threonine/serine exporter family protein, with protein sequence MIVASRYRDTEVDDLVAHDVIDLTMRIGEALLSSGSPVAGVTSTMLRIAAAYGLTSCQVDITFTSITVSVVRDDGEPVTGMRIVNVRSADYSRLEALYLLADDAADGLPLDQALARLDDIVRAPHPYRRWLVTCGLAGMAAGIALLMNGTLIVALLAGVVTAGIDRLMRQLNKWGLPSFFQHAAGAAFATAVALVITMLLPYLPLDANDLRPSLVVSTGIMVLLAGLGLVGAVQDAISGHYLTAAARNFEVVLQTVAIVIGVGAVLDIARRAELDLSVIEQSTTVVPPYALVPVAALVAGTWALSSYARWRATVVAACGGGAAFGIFIVARELGVGPSVASGLAALLVGVVADVSGARLKVPTLVIATSGVVPLLPGLAVYQSLFVLVNESVVGGLALFLGAATTGLALAAGVALGSFLAHPLRQEVDRWDRRVRRWSQGNRD